In a genomic window of Nodosilinea sp. E11:
- a CDS encoding RecQ family ATP-dependent DNA helicase, whose amino-acid sequence MVQTSVAWSEVLRAFQQIWGYSSFRPPQDAIVKALLDHRDVLVVLPTGGGKSICFQLPALLQSGLTLVVSPLVALMENQVQELQAKALPAATLHSQLPPPQRHKTLRSLERGELRLLYVSPETLLSPPLWERLCQPQLQLNGLILDEAHCLVQWGETFRPAYRRLGAVRKALLDCRPPGSTLPIAAFTATADPAAQTTLRDVLQLESPQVVRLNPHRPNLNLTVKAVFSQGQRQAALTRYLQSHAHQSGLVYVRTRRDSEALAQRLAANYRVAPYHAGLSGRDRRQTEADWMADRLQFVVCTSAFGMGVNKQSTRWVVHYQAPCTITEYVQEVGRAGRDGKAAEALTLVSEPTGWLEPGDRQRAKFFEAQTQALQQKAQRLVSQIPPSGDVRDISQRFDHGAISLSWLHSVGQLEWLSPFHYRLTAEPGSRMRSQDTPSQQMHHFLHSRQCRWQALLVTFGFRTEAQRLGMCGHCDNCLRSSRRRADGSHNEV is encoded by the coding sequence ATGGTGCAGACTTCCGTTGCTTGGAGCGAAGTGCTTCGGGCATTTCAGCAGATCTGGGGTTACAGCAGCTTTCGCCCGCCCCAAGATGCGATCGTCAAGGCTTTGTTAGACCATCGAGATGTGCTGGTGGTGTTGCCCACGGGGGGCGGCAAGTCGATTTGTTTTCAGCTACCGGCTCTGTTGCAGTCGGGCCTCACTTTGGTGGTCTCGCCCCTAGTGGCGCTGATGGAAAACCAGGTGCAAGAGCTGCAAGCCAAAGCCCTGCCCGCCGCTACGCTCCATAGCCAACTGCCCCCACCCCAGCGGCACAAAACCCTGCGATCGCTCGAACGGGGTGAGCTACGGTTGCTCTACGTCTCGCCCGAAACGCTGCTGAGTCCACCCCTGTGGGAGCGGCTATGTCAGCCCCAGCTTCAGCTCAATGGGCTGATCTTGGACGAAGCCCATTGCTTAGTGCAGTGGGGAGAAACTTTCCGCCCGGCCTACCGCCGCCTGGGCGCGGTGCGAAAAGCGTTGCTCGACTGTCGTCCGCCGGGTAGTACTCTGCCAATTGCCGCGTTTACCGCCACCGCCGACCCTGCGGCCCAGACGACTCTGCGAGACGTGCTCCAGCTTGAGTCGCCCCAGGTGGTGCGGCTCAACCCTCATCGGCCCAATCTCAACCTCACAGTTAAGGCTGTTTTTAGTCAGGGGCAGCGTCAGGCAGCCCTAACCCGATATTTGCAATCACATGCCCATCAATCGGGGTTGGTGTATGTGCGTACCCGCAGAGATAGCGAAGCCTTGGCTCAGCGGCTGGCGGCTAATTATCGGGTTGCGCCGTACCATGCCGGGTTGAGCGGCCGCGATCGCCGCCAGACCGAGGCCGACTGGATGGCGGATCGGCTCCAGTTTGTGGTCTGTACCTCGGCTTTTGGCATGGGCGTAAACAAGCAATCAACTCGCTGGGTGGTGCACTACCAGGCCCCCTGCACGATCACCGAGTACGTGCAGGAGGTGGGGCGGGCGGGGCGTGACGGCAAGGCCGCCGAGGCACTGACGTTAGTGAGCGAACCGACGGGCTGGCTGGAGCCGGGCGATCGCCAGCGGGCCAAGTTCTTTGAGGCCCAAACCCAGGCGCTGCAACAAAAAGCTCAGCGTTTGGTCAGCCAGATTCCCCCCAGTGGGGATGTGCGCGACATTAGCCAGCGGTTTGACCACGGCGCGATCTCCCTGTCGTGGCTGCACAGCGTAGGGCAGCTAGAGTGGCTTAGTCCATTTCACTACCGACTGACGGCGGAGCCGGGGAGTAGGATGCGATCGCAGGATACCCCCAGCCAGCAGATGCACCACTTTCTCCACAGCCGTCAATGTCGGTGGCAGGCGCTGCTAGTGACCTTTGGCTTTCGCACCGAAGCGCAGCGCCTAGGCATGTGTGGACACTGTGACAATTGTCTCCGGTCATCCCGCCGCCGGGCGGATGGCAGCCACAATGAAGTGTGA
- the accD gene encoding acetyl-CoA carboxylase, carboxyltransferase subunit beta has product MSLFDWFANRRKSGPISEDRQEREIADGLWTKCEHCDVLTYTKDLRTNQWVCSECGHHHRIFSDERIRQLIDTNTWQALDTHIQPQDPLKFKDRKGYGDRIRETQAKTKLTDAVQTGLGELDGLPVALGVMDFRFMGGSMGSVVGEKLTRMIEQGTAAGRPVIIVCASGGARMQEGMLSLMQMAKISGALQQHQAAKLLYMPVLTHPTTGGVTASFAMLGDIIVAEPKATIGFAGRRVVEQTLREKLPDDFQTAEYLRDHGFVDLIVPRTQLKQTLARLIRLHQPVTASTVVEGHRAWPNGLSAVEPSHIGADL; this is encoded by the coding sequence ATGTCTCTGTTTGACTGGTTTGCCAATCGCCGGAAGTCCGGCCCCATTAGCGAAGACCGCCAAGAGCGGGAGATTGCCGACGGTCTGTGGACCAAATGTGAGCACTGCGACGTACTCACCTACACCAAAGATCTGCGCACCAACCAGTGGGTGTGTAGCGAGTGTGGCCATCACCACCGTATCTTTAGCGACGAGCGCATTCGCCAGCTGATCGACACCAACACCTGGCAGGCGCTTGATACCCATATTCAGCCCCAGGATCCACTTAAATTTAAAGATCGCAAGGGCTACGGCGATCGCATCCGCGAGACCCAAGCCAAAACCAAGCTCACCGATGCTGTGCAGACGGGTCTGGGCGAGCTAGACGGCCTGCCTGTCGCCCTTGGGGTGATGGACTTTCGCTTTATGGGCGGCAGTATGGGCTCAGTGGTAGGCGAAAAGCTCACCCGCATGATCGAGCAGGGCACTGCTGCTGGTCGCCCGGTCATCATTGTTTGTGCCTCTGGCGGTGCCCGCATGCAAGAGGGCATGCTCAGCCTGATGCAGATGGCTAAAATTTCTGGAGCGCTGCAGCAGCACCAGGCCGCTAAGCTGCTCTACATGCCGGTGCTCACCCACCCAACGACCGGCGGTGTGACGGCCAGCTTTGCCATGCTGGGCGATATTATTGTGGCTGAGCCCAAGGCCACGATCGGGTTTGCCGGTCGTCGGGTCGTTGAGCAAACCCTACGGGAAAAACTGCCCGATGACTTTCAAACCGCCGAGTATCTGCGCGATCACGGCTTTGTTGATTTAATTGTGCCGCGCACCCAGCTTAAGCAGACCCTAGCTCGGCTGATTCGCCTGCACCAGCCTGTGACCGCCTCAACGGTGGTTGAAGGGCACAGAGCTTGGCCGAATGGTCTCAGTGCGGTAGAACCGAGCCACATTGGGGCTGACCTGTAA
- a CDS encoding GAF domain-containing protein, translated as MATQIDGLSGPTFNQRSMITALSLVNQQSSLTNQVRDLPTPQFIHLLDQITAEFEHFLRAIDMINNESLEIMLEQILEAFTLKIGQILQAERTTIFMVDQEKQELWSKIAQDDGERSLEIRVPMGKGISGYVATHVTPLNIPDAYADDRFDRTYDQKHGYRTRNILCMPVLSKKTNNIVAVVQLLNKLNHTPFNDQDERHFKEFAESLGVILESCNSFYVAARNQKGVAALLKAISSLEQSLDLEKTLQSVMEEARQLMQADRSTLWLIDDESGDLWSKVKSGDGRSMVELRNPISSGIVGHVASTGEVLNISDAYQDPRFNPDADKRTGYTTRTILCMPVYDSGGRLIAVTQLINKAQGTFNTSDEAFMRAFNIQAGVALENAKLFESVLVEKQYQKDILQSLSDAVISTDLEGRIVTINDAALELIGCPEDTDYSRKIRDRWQSALMHRPVWDVIPVDSLRFRLEDSLGNGARHYVPEQSLRVAVAPGPGTGLDPISELALPDISHSEIYRAWGDPAAPPVSKDLVQRIERSINLTVNPLTNPEGGVLGGLLVLEDISQEKRMKSTLYRYMTPGVAERVMALGDDLLMKGERKDVTVLFSDIRGYTTLTEDLEADKVVEMLNAYFETMVESVFHFEGTLDKFIGDALMAVFGAPLPLTNHAWAAIQSALDMRRRLAKFNAERGALGQPKIRIGIGVSSGEVVSGNIGSQRKMEYTVIGDGVNLSSRLEGVTKEYGCDIVISEYTYALCADRIWVRELDRTQVKGKQRAVGIYELIDQRDTPLTADTEAFLDLYAQARSAYTGMRFEQALSLFDRAQQLRPQDKAVAVHLSRARQYLVQPPPDDWDGVYVMTTK; from the coding sequence ATGGCAACTCAGATCGATGGCCTCTCTGGGCCGACCTTCAATCAACGCAGCATGATTACTGCGCTGTCTCTGGTCAATCAACAGAGTTCTTTGACTAACCAGGTGCGCGATCTGCCCACCCCACAGTTCATTCATCTGCTAGATCAAATTACGGCAGAGTTTGAGCATTTTTTGCGCGCCATTGACATGATCAACAATGAGTCATTGGAGATCATGCTGGAGCAAATTCTAGAGGCATTTACCCTCAAGATTGGCCAAATTCTCCAGGCTGAGCGCACCACTATTTTTATGGTGGATCAAGAAAAGCAGGAGCTGTGGTCAAAAATTGCCCAGGATGACGGAGAGCGATCGCTCGAAATTCGGGTACCGATGGGCAAAGGCATCTCGGGCTATGTGGCCACCCACGTTACGCCGCTCAACATCCCTGACGCCTACGCCGACGATCGCTTTGATCGTACCTACGACCAGAAGCATGGCTACCGCACTCGCAACATTCTCTGCATGCCGGTGCTGAGCAAAAAAACCAACAATATTGTGGCAGTAGTGCAACTGCTCAATAAGCTCAATCACACCCCCTTTAATGACCAAGACGAGCGCCATTTCAAAGAATTTGCCGAATCGCTTGGCGTGATTCTAGAAAGCTGCAACTCGTTCTACGTGGCAGCCCGCAACCAGAAGGGCGTCGCCGCTCTGCTCAAGGCTATTTCTTCTCTAGAGCAGAGCTTAGACTTGGAGAAAACCCTGCAATCGGTGATGGAAGAAGCCCGTCAGCTGATGCAGGCCGATCGCAGTACCTTGTGGCTGATCGACGACGAGAGCGGCGATCTGTGGTCTAAGGTCAAGTCGGGCGACGGCAGGTCGATGGTAGAGCTGCGCAACCCAATCAGCAGCGGGATTGTGGGCCATGTAGCCAGCACGGGCGAAGTGCTTAATATTTCTGATGCCTACCAAGATCCCCGGTTTAACCCTGATGCCGACAAGCGCACTGGCTACACCACCCGCACCATTCTCTGCATGCCCGTGTATGACTCAGGCGGCAGGCTGATCGCGGTCACCCAGCTAATCAACAAGGCCCAGGGCACATTCAACACCTCCGATGAGGCCTTTATGCGCGCCTTCAACATCCAGGCGGGGGTCGCCCTTGAAAATGCCAAGTTGTTTGAGAGCGTCTTAGTCGAAAAACAGTACCAAAAAGATATTCTGCAAAGCCTCTCCGATGCGGTGATTTCCACCGATTTAGAGGGGCGCATTGTCACCATTAACGATGCCGCCCTAGAGCTGATTGGCTGCCCCGAAGACACCGATTACAGCCGCAAAATTCGCGATCGCTGGCAATCTGCCCTGATGCACCGCCCAGTGTGGGATGTGATCCCCGTCGATAGCCTGCGTTTTCGCTTAGAAGACAGCCTGGGCAACGGAGCGCGTCACTATGTGCCGGAGCAGAGCTTGCGAGTGGCGGTAGCGCCTGGCCCTGGCACCGGGCTAGACCCCATCTCTGAGCTGGCTCTACCCGATATTAGCCATAGCGAAATTTATCGGGCCTGGGGCGACCCAGCCGCTCCTCCAGTGTCCAAAGACTTGGTGCAGCGCATTGAACGCAGCATTAATCTCACCGTCAACCCCCTCACCAACCCTGAGGGGGGCGTGCTGGGTGGCCTGCTAGTGCTCGAAGATATTAGCCAAGAAAAGCGGATGAAGAGCACCCTCTACCGCTACATGACCCCCGGTGTGGCCGAGCGGGTAATGGCCTTGGGCGACGACCTGCTAATGAAAGGTGAACGTAAAGATGTCACCGTTCTGTTCTCCGATATTCGCGGCTACACCACGCTGACCGAAGACCTAGAAGCCGACAAAGTGGTGGAGATGCTCAATGCCTACTTTGAAACCATGGTGGAGTCGGTGTTTCATTTCGAAGGCACCCTCGACAAATTCATTGGCGACGCCCTGATGGCGGTGTTTGGCGCGCCTCTGCCGCTGACCAACCACGCCTGGGCGGCAATCCAGAGCGCTCTCGATATGCGGCGGCGGTTGGCCAAGTTCAATGCTGAGCGGGGTGCCCTAGGCCAACCTAAAATTCGCATTGGCATTGGCGTCAGCTCTGGGGAAGTGGTCTCCGGCAATATTGGCTCCCAACGCAAAATGGAGTACACCGTGATTGGCGATGGAGTCAACCTCAGCTCCCGCCTGGAAGGGGTGACTAAAGAGTATGGCTGTGACATTGTTATCAGTGAATATACTTACGCCCTTTGTGCCGATCGAATCTGGGTCCGAGAGCTAGACCGCACCCAGGTGAAGGGTAAGCAGCGGGCCGTCGGCATCTACGAATTGATTGACCAGCGCGACACCCCCCTCACCGCTGACACCGAGGCCTTTCTCGACCTCTATGCCCAGGCCCGCAGCGCCTACACCGGCATGCGGTTTGAGCAAGCACTATCTCTATTTGATCGGGCGCAGCAGCTGCGCCCTCAAGACAAAGCCGTGGCGGTACACCTGAGCCGGGCCAGGCAATACCTAGTGCAGCCCCCACCCGACGATTGGGATGGTGTCTACGTGATGACGACGAAGTGA
- a CDS encoding B12-binding domain-containing radical SAM protein produces MNILLVYPRFPKSFWSFDKTLELVGLKAQLPPLGLVTVAAILPQTWDYKLVDRNVREVREDEWQWADIVVISAMIVHRTDFFDAVQTAKRYGKLVAVGGPYPTSMPHESEEAGADFLILDEGEITLPMFVEAVERGDKRGTFRSGGEKPAVTDTPVPRYDLLEMDAYAEMSVQFSRGCPFQCEFCDIIVLYGRKPRTKDPEQLLAELQCLYDLGWRRSIFMVDDNFIGNKRNVKLLLKAMKPWMEEHGYPFSFATEASVDLAQDPELMQMMVDCNFGTVFLGIETPDDDSLNLTKKFQNMRDPLSESVISIAQAGLRVMAGLIVGFDGEKSGAGRRIYEFVEQTAIPTALVSMLQALPDTALWHRLEKEGRLLGKSADINQTTLMNFVPTRPIEEITEEYIQVFWDLYDPLTVLNRTFRHFLMLGEAQKRNYKNRTTSAGAPDINWITIRAFLIVVWRQGVVRKTRLRFWINLAIMLWRYPAVAANYVSVCAQAEHFLDFRQIVRQNIEEQLAAYLEAKKATDQATAATESVAVPVS; encoded by the coding sequence ATGAATATTCTCCTGGTCTATCCGCGTTTCCCCAAAAGCTTTTGGTCTTTTGACAAAACGCTAGAACTGGTTGGGCTCAAGGCACAGCTTCCTCCGCTGGGTCTGGTGACGGTGGCAGCTATCTTGCCCCAAACCTGGGACTATAAGCTGGTAGATCGCAATGTGCGCGAGGTGCGCGAGGACGAATGGCAGTGGGCCGACATCGTGGTGATCTCGGCCATGATCGTTCACCGAACTGACTTTTTTGACGCCGTGCAGACCGCTAAGCGGTACGGCAAGCTGGTGGCGGTGGGCGGTCCCTACCCCACCTCCATGCCCCACGAATCTGAGGAGGCTGGGGCCGATTTCTTGATTCTCGACGAAGGGGAAATTACCCTGCCGATGTTTGTGGAGGCGGTGGAACGAGGCGACAAACGCGGCACCTTCCGCTCTGGTGGCGAGAAGCCCGCCGTCACCGATACCCCGGTGCCTCGCTACGACCTGCTAGAGATGGATGCCTACGCCGAAATGTCGGTGCAGTTTTCGCGGGGCTGCCCCTTTCAGTGCGAGTTTTGCGACATCATTGTGCTCTACGGTCGCAAACCCCGCACCAAAGACCCGGAGCAGCTGCTAGCCGAGCTTCAGTGCCTCTACGACCTGGGCTGGCGGCGCAGCATCTTTATGGTCGATGACAACTTTATTGGCAACAAGCGCAACGTCAAGCTGCTGCTGAAGGCGATGAAACCCTGGATGGAGGAGCACGGCTATCCCTTCTCCTTTGCCACCGAGGCCTCGGTAGACCTGGCCCAAGATCCAGAGCTGATGCAGATGATGGTTGACTGCAACTTCGGCACCGTCTTCCTGGGCATCGAAACCCCTGATGATGACAGCCTGAACTTGACCAAAAAGTTTCAGAATATGCGCGACCCCCTCTCGGAGTCGGTGATTTCTATTGCCCAGGCAGGGCTGCGGGTGATGGCTGGACTGATCGTCGGCTTTGATGGCGAAAAATCTGGGGCCGGTCGGCGCATTTATGAATTCGTGGAGCAGACCGCTATTCCCACTGCTCTAGTGAGTATGCTGCAAGCCCTGCCCGACACTGCCCTCTGGCACCGGCTCGAAAAAGAAGGCCGTCTGCTGGGCAAGAGCGCCGACATCAACCAGACCACCCTGATGAACTTCGTGCCCACCCGGCCCATTGAGGAAATTACCGAAGAGTACATCCAGGTGTTTTGGGATCTCTATGACCCGCTGACGGTGCTCAACCGCACCTTCCGTCATTTCTTAATGCTGGGTGAGGCTCAAAAACGCAACTACAAAAACCGCACCACTTCTGCCGGTGCCCCCGATATCAACTGGATCACCATTCGCGCTTTTTTGATCGTGGTATGGCGGCAGGGCGTGGTGCGTAAGACTCGTCTGCGCTTTTGGATCAATCTGGCGATTATGCTGTGGCGCTACCCAGCGGTGGCGGCTAACTACGTGTCGGTGTGTGCCCAGGCCGAGCACTTTTTAGACTTCCGCCAGATTGTGCGGCAAAACATCGAAGAGCAACTGGCGGCTTACCTAGAGGCGAAAAAAGCCACCGATCAGGCTACAGCCGCCACCGAATCTGTAGCGGTACCCGTGAGTTAA
- a CDS encoding serine hydrolase has product MSLFFTSDPTLQTTLDQVLEQVRSEFGLTPTQLAVTWVVYDPPYITNTGGAISATDFWQHRPRGASYRGVELIYPASVVKLFYLVAAHEWLEQGMIPPSPEFDRALKDMIVDSSNDATSLVVDTLSGTTSGPELPPGPFATWCHQRNIVNRFFQSLQWPELTGVNMNQKPWGDGPYGRERAFVGEHYDNRNRLTTNAVARLIHSIAGGVAVSAARSQSMLMSMQRTLPFNPPSPGDEDQVTGFLGAGLPAGTRLYSKAGYTSTVRHDALYFERPDGTPGLLVAFTEGSEHSQNRHILPRLASLIYSTH; this is encoded by the coding sequence ATGTCACTATTTTTCACCTCTGACCCCACCCTGCAAACCACTCTGGATCAAGTGCTAGAGCAGGTGCGCTCTGAGTTTGGCCTCACCCCCACCCAACTTGCTGTCACCTGGGTGGTCTATGACCCGCCCTACATCACCAATACCGGCGGGGCGATAAGTGCTACTGACTTCTGGCAGCATCGGCCTCGGGGAGCTAGCTATCGTGGGGTCGAGCTGATTTACCCTGCGAGCGTAGTGAAGCTGTTTTACCTAGTGGCGGCCCACGAGTGGCTAGAGCAGGGTATGATTCCGCCCTCTCCAGAATTCGACCGGGCGCTTAAAGACATGATCGTGGACTCTAGCAACGACGCTACCTCGTTAGTGGTCGATACGCTCAGCGGCACGACTAGCGGCCCTGAGCTGCCTCCAGGCCCCTTTGCCACCTGGTGCCACCAGCGCAATATTGTGAATCGGTTTTTTCAGTCGCTTCAGTGGCCTGAGCTGACTGGGGTAAATATGAACCAAAAGCCCTGGGGCGACGGCCCCTACGGACGGGAGCGCGCCTTTGTCGGTGAGCACTACGACAATCGCAATCGCCTGACTACCAATGCTGTGGCCCGACTGATCCACAGCATTGCCGGGGGGGTGGCGGTCTCAGCGGCGCGATCGCAGTCGATGCTGATGTCGATGCAGCGCACCCTGCCGTTTAACCCCCCGTCGCCTGGGGACGAAGACCAAGTTACCGGCTTTTTAGGGGCAGGTTTACCGGCTGGTACTCGCTTGTACTCGAAGGCGGGCTACACCAGTACCGTTCGCCATGATGCGCTCTACTTTGAGCGCCCCGATGGCACACCGGGCCTGCTGGTGGCGTTTACAGAGGGCAGCGAACACAGTCAAAATCGTCACATCCTGCCCCGATTGGCTAGCCTCATCTACTCAACCCATTGA
- a CDS encoding GrpB family protein: protein MQVQVHPPNPQWPQAFAAEAAQVALALSDNVIQVHHIGSTAILGIYAKPVIDLLVEVNQVERVDAHNDAMVALGYSALGEYGIAGRRYFRKESGQGDRTHHVHTFQVGSAEVVRHLAFRDFMIAHPNCAQQYSDLKRQLAAQYVHDIEGYMDGKDKFVKMMEQRALHWRGLA from the coding sequence ATGCAGGTTCAAGTTCACCCACCCAATCCTCAGTGGCCCCAGGCTTTTGCGGCAGAGGCTGCCCAGGTTGCCCTAGCATTGAGCGATAACGTAATTCAGGTCCACCACATCGGCAGCACCGCTATTCTTGGTATTTACGCCAAGCCCGTCATTGATTTACTGGTCGAAGTCAACCAGGTTGAGCGGGTAGACGCTCACAATGACGCTATGGTCGCTCTTGGGTATAGTGCCCTGGGAGAGTATGGTATTGCGGGGCGGCGGTATTTTCGTAAAGAGAGTGGGCAGGGCGATCGCACCCACCATGTCCATACCTTTCAGGTAGGTTCTGCTGAGGTCGTGCGGCATCTGGCCTTTCGAGACTTCATGATTGCTCACCCCAACTGCGCCCAACAGTACAGTGATCTAAAGCGCCAACTAGCGGCGCAGTATGTTCACGACATTGAAGGCTATATGGATGGCAAAGACAAATTTGTAAAAATGATGGAGCAACGAGCGCTGCACTGGCGGGGATTAGCATGA
- the psbV gene encoding photosystem II cytochrome c-550: protein MLKRCIWLVAVALFFVSHLVMGDAVAAELDEAIRTVQLNPEGDTVVLSLEQVTRGRRQFNYACGTCHVGGITKTNPTVGLDPDSLAGALPPRDNLESLVAYLKEPMTYDGLSDISQVHPSKKSADIFPKMRSLTEEDLVAISGHILLQPKVIGDMWGAGKTRFSAPQV from the coding sequence ATGTTGAAGAGATGCATTTGGCTAGTTGCGGTCGCACTCTTCTTTGTCAGCCACCTGGTAATGGGAGACGCCGTCGCGGCTGAGCTAGATGAGGCTATTCGTACCGTGCAGCTCAACCCCGAAGGGGATACCGTTGTGCTGTCTCTAGAGCAGGTTACCCGGGGTCGTCGCCAGTTTAACTACGCCTGTGGCACCTGCCACGTGGGGGGAATTACCAAAACCAACCCCACCGTTGGCCTTGACCCAGACTCTCTGGCCGGTGCTTTACCCCCCCGTGACAACCTTGAGTCTTTGGTGGCCTATCTGAAAGAACCGATGACCTACGATGGTCTATCGGATATTTCTCAGGTACACCCCAGCAAAAAGAGTGCCGATATTTTTCCCAAGATGCGTAGCCTGACTGAAGAAGACCTGGTGGCGATTTCTGGCCACATTCTGCTTCAACCGAAGGTGATTGGCGACATGTGGGGAGCGGGTAAGACCCGTTTCTCTGCTCCTCAGGTCTAG
- the petE gene encoding plastocyanin yields the protein MQRVFRAAQRLGLVILSALLVVGTLTLVASPAAATNYDVKMGSDAGLLVFEPSTVTVKPGDTVTWVNNKMAPHNVVFDAANVPGDKALADSISHTQLTFAPGENYATTFTSDMPAGTYTYYCAPHRGAGMVAKVILEN from the coding sequence ATGCAACGTGTATTTCGTGCCGCCCAGCGCTTGGGCTTGGTTATTCTGTCTGCTCTGCTAGTTGTGGGTACGCTCACCCTGGTTGCTTCGCCCGCTGCGGCCACCAACTACGATGTCAAAATGGGTTCTGACGCAGGTCTGCTGGTGTTTGAACCGAGCACCGTTACCGTCAAGCCTGGCGACACCGTGACCTGGGTCAATAACAAAATGGCCCCCCACAACGTCGTGTTTGATGCGGCCAACGTGCCCGGTGACAAAGCCCTAGCCGACAGCATTTCTCACACCCAGCTAACCTTCGCCCCTGGCGAAAACTATGCCACCACCTTCACCAGCGATATGCCTGCTGGTACCTACACCTACTACTGTGCTCCCCACCGTGGGGCTGGCATGGTAGCCAAGGTCATCCTAGAGAACTAG
- the ytaF gene encoding sporulation membrane protein YtaF, whose product MNYVSLLTIAIAVSLDSFGVGVAYGVRHIRVPVSSLAIITFCTAVTLGLSVFASEIISAALSPELTQTLGGVLLVGIGLVAILNQLRSQMRSSQTAHGLKEPAPDPLVQAEDSPTSRHGFQTIAKRLQRPNAVNVDRAKSISSQGALLLGLAVSLDSFVAGIGIRLMGYSPWLIIFTLATMSSAFIYLGIRTGLLIADRQWFRQLPYFPGTMLIVIGLHRVL is encoded by the coding sequence GTGAATTATGTCTCTTTACTGACCATTGCGATCGCCGTCAGCCTCGACAGCTTTGGCGTTGGTGTGGCCTACGGCGTTCGCCATATTCGAGTCCCCGTTTCATCGCTGGCGATTATCACGTTTTGTACTGCCGTTACCCTGGGGCTCTCGGTCTTTGCCAGCGAGATCATCAGTGCAGCCCTGTCGCCTGAGCTAACCCAAACCTTGGGAGGCGTTTTGCTAGTGGGCATTGGCCTAGTCGCCATTTTAAACCAGCTCAGATCTCAGATGCGGTCCTCTCAAACTGCCCACGGCTTAAAGGAGCCCGCGCCTGATCCACTGGTTCAGGCCGAAGATAGCCCGACTTCCAGACATGGGTTCCAAACCATCGCTAAACGTCTTCAGCGCCCCAATGCAGTTAATGTTGATCGGGCTAAATCCATTTCTTCCCAAGGGGCTTTGCTGTTGGGTTTAGCCGTTTCCCTCGATTCGTTTGTCGCGGGTATTGGCATTCGGCTGATGGGCTATTCTCCCTGGCTGATTATCTTTACCCTGGCGACCATGAGCAGCGCCTTTATCTATCTCGGAATTCGCACTGGTCTATTGATTGCCGATCGGCAGTGGTTCCGGCAACTTCCCTATTTTCCGGGCACTATGCTGATCGTGATTGGATTACATCGGGTTTTATAG